The sequence below is a genomic window from Leucoraja erinacea ecotype New England chromosome 10, Leri_hhj_1, whole genome shotgun sequence.
CAGACCTCTTAACTAACCACAAATATAACTTTCTGCATTCTACCCTTCTTGAACAGTCAAAAGCTATTGCGGTCACCACGGAAACCAACAAGGAAGATTTCAAAGATTCCATTTAAGGTTCTGGATGCTCCAGAATTGCAGGATGACTTTTACCTCAATCTAGTGGATTGGTCAGCAGCAAATGTCTTGAGCGTTGGTCTCGGTGCATGTGTTTACTTGTGGAGTGCGTGCACCAGTCAGGTAAAGTGCAGCTTGGCTAAATTGTTACAGACTTATTAACTTTCTTGTATCTTTTCACATGAAATAGTATTTGAGCGTTCAAGAGAAAAGCTTGTCCTGCTGCAAGGGGTCATATTGTGCAGCTGCTCAGCCAGCATTTCCTTAGCAACAGCAGAGGTCAGCATTTCATGCCAAGATGGCTGGACGATGTagaggcagtctgaagaaagctctcgacccgaaacgtcacccattccttttatccagagatgctgcctatcccactgagttactccagcattttgtgtctatcttagatgtaTCTCAACCTCTCTTGATTggaaaaagtgctggaaataaaAACGgagaatactggaaacactcagctaatcaggcagcatttgtgggaagAGAAGCTTATTcttttttgcgtttttttttaGTACGTTTGGGTGAATATTTTGTTGTCTGCCACAATGCATCTGGTCACACCATCCATGTATCATTTATACTGCTCTGTTAAGACTCAACTGTACCTTCCTAACAAAGATATATgaaatttagtttcttaagtttACTTTGCTTACCTCTTCCATGTTGCCATCTCTGTTTGCTTCACGTATAATCTACCTAAAGAACTGTTGCTGAGAACTGCAGATGGAGCCACTCTAGACCAGAGGGTGCTAGCTTGCACTCGATATTTAGAGTGACACAGAAGTTTTCTGATGCAAGCCAAGGGGAAACTATTTCACTTGGCTTCTCTTCACAGCCAGGCAAGTAGATTATACGATTGTGAGCATTGTTTAATTTGTCACCACTTCCTCCAACATTTCTTGAACTGCGAGCCAGAATTAAATCCTCAAAGTTTGATAAGACAAAAGAAGCTGTGATGACCTGAGATTCGCCTGGAGCAGTGGCAGTGGTGTATAGGAGGGGTGAGGCAGCCAAAGCTCCCACCATTGATCACCATTTGATGGCAACATTAGATGTGGGCCATTTGATGGCAACACTAGATGACAGCCAGACAACACTCCAACATTCGTGGATTAGATGCATTGTAACAGCGTCTGCAAAATTGCAGCCACCGGTGAAAGACGGACAGTAGATGAGACCTCTGGGCTCCTACTCGGTGGTTTAATGTCAATCTTGATGGCTCTGTGTTAATGTATTGCCgtgctctgtaaacaccataactTATTTTGTCTTGCCAAACTTGGAGGATTCAATTCTTGCTCGGTCCAAGAAATGTTGGGGGGAATAGTGACAAAATAAACAATGTTGCCTCCTTGGAGTCTGATATTCAAAATTGACATGGGTGGGTGCATTACCAGCAGAACCAGGAGCATGGGAATGAGCGAAGGTAATTCTGCTGACTGGGCTTTTTACAGAAGCAATTGAGCTCTCTTTGTGTCCAGAAACAACATGAACTCGCCATTGCTAATAGAGGTTCTTTAATGCAATTGTTTTTAATTGCtgctttttgattttttttaaatctatttctATGTAACATGACCTGCTTTTGTTTCTTAAGTTCTAAATTGTCTGCCACTGCCTACAGTTTGAAGTTGAGATCTTTCTTGTCCCACCTATACTATTATATATGCTATTATCGtggcatataatgatgccatgagaacactgctaaggcaacctagatggtgtagtgccagtaatatgtttgtggctgcaggagtcagtactttagaagctatcctaagacaccacatgtataaattcatttgcaggataaatgactctaaaaatatgcttattgtggccttgacaaacataagggttagtaCTACacactacgaatcccagttgtgaagtcactggtatcgttgtctcgttgtaggacattgatcatcttttaatctggatttttaacttaagcattgtgtgttttttttatttttaaaaaatatataaattatgatgtttttataagtgatataccaagattttatatgtatttatgatatttgatatgcaatgcatttttaatgtaatgttgccccttgtctggaccttgagtccaaaataaagtttattattattattattaactagcTGGCACAGGCAGAACTACTGTCTTGCAGCTcaagtgacccaggtttgatccaaatctgtgtggactttgcacacaTGCTTTACGACTCTGTGGGAATCCCCTAggaggcgctccagtttcctccaacatcccaaggatgtgcaaGTCGGTAAAGTAattactgtaaattatccctagtgtagagTGGTGGAGAATCAGGCTGAGGTTGATGGGTTTGTGAGAGATTAGGAGAATGAAAGGGGTGGGATTGTTCTGAGAGCCAGCGTAATTAAATGTTGGCCCAAGTCGAATGCATTGCTGCAGACAACAAAATATTCACTCTTTGTGTTTATTGATTGTGCTGGACATTTTCCACTGCCCACAACAGTCCTCGTGTGTCCACTTCCTTTTATACATTTGTAAGGAAATATGGAAATGGATATGAATTCAAACTTTGTTTTCCAAGCATATTTTACCATTTATTTACAAACACAATCCCCTGTATTGTATGCTTGAGACATGATACAAGACTTGAGAAGACCTTGCATTTGGCCTGAATACATTACTGGTTGAATAAATCATGTGGCTTCTATCTAATAAAGGATTCGGGTCTTTTGGGCCAATTGTTCTGCAAAGGGCAACCAAGCACGTCTGTTAAATTGGGAGTTGGGGAGGAAACATTGATTTATCGAGGGGCTGGATCATGTCTTTATTTAAAGAGAAAGCAGAGCTAATTGTGTTTTACCTTTTTGTTTCCTAGGTAACAAGGCTATGTGACCTCTCCATAGATGGAGACTCTGTTACATCTGTTTGTTGGAATGAGAGGGTGAGTGTAATCAGGCGCATGGTCATTGTTTGCGGCATTCAATTCCTGTTCTGCTCATTGATCAAATGTTCAATGAGAGTAGATTTTATGGTACGGTTATTTTCTGATGTTGATTTTTTTCTCCCCTCTGAAATTAATTCTTATATAAATATTGTGAAATATTCTGTTTTGCCCATTCACTTTAATCAATTGGCTATACCATGGATGATTTCCAATCTGTGCAAACAGTTAAGTGTCACTTGGTCACTTAAACTGCTGACTCTGAAAAAGAATAGAAAACTAGAAACTTGGACTTAAATAGAGAATATGTGAGCTGTTGTGTGAGGCAGCATTTGAATGCAGATGATATTTTCATGGAATGACTTGCTGCGCACATTTTGTaactaatgtttagtttagagatacattgtggaaataggctcttcggctcaccgtcCTTCCTGaccaacactagttctattctacacagtcgggacaatttatagaagccaattaacctacatgtctttggaatgtggcagaaaaccagagcacccagagaaaatctagtggtcacaaggagaacgtcccaacttcgtacagacagcacccataatcaggatggaatctgggaacctggcgctgtaaggcaccaactctaccactgtgctgcgccTGATGGAATTACTGTTGACTAAGTTGAATGCAAAGGCCAAGAGGATACTCTAAATATAATGACCAAATGATGTGTGAGCAATTTCTGCAGGGGTATAAGATTGGACAGTGGTGTACTGAGTGTTTCTGTAAAGCATAGAGATATATTTACTTCTTCCTTTCATCCCTCCCTTCATTCTGGCAAGGTGCCAGATCCACTAGCGTGCGTCACAATTTCTCTCTGCCCTGGTTTTCAGCCCTCATCACCATTGCTATGCCTCTTGAATTATGGGAACTTCCATCTATTGCGGTCCTACAGACAGGACCAGGTCTTTGGTTGGCATATTTGTGCAATTAGTAAACTGCTGCCTCCCAACCAGTGATTTTGGGGGTTGCTTTTGACCTgtgatgctctctgtgtggaagTTGCTTGTTCTTCCTGGGGCTGCatatgctccagtctcctcccatatTACAAAGATATGCtcggtaggttaactggccattGTGGTTTACCTCCTGTGTGTAGGCAGATTGTAGTGTCAATGGCAATGTCGGATGATTAACATGGAtttggcccaagggcctgtttctgtgctctattgtTATGATTGATAAGGTAAAATATTCTTTTAACATATTCAGGGGAGCTTTGTGGCTGTGGGCACCCATAAAGGGTATGTGCAGATCTGGGATGCAGCGGCTGGGAAGAAGCTGACTTCTCTCGATGGACATTCCGCCAGAGTTGGTGAGTACTCGCTACATGCTGGTCAATAGTTTGAAATGGAAGTGTGGGAGTATAGATATTATTAGATGGTACAGACGTCAACTAAAGTGACTACCAATATCTTATAATGCTCCTGAAATATTTGTGGTTTGAACTTGTCTTTGTTTGCAGTTTGGGTTCTGTAACTTGCCATGTATCTTAAAACAATTAAGACATTCAGTGGTAAGAACATAACAGCTCCTCGACTTCAGTGGAGTAATAGTAATCTTCAGATCCCTTTTCTACCCCCAACTTCCCCCAGGGGTCAGTTGAAATTTTCAGTATAAAAATGAATGGATTCTAGCTAGGCAAGGTTTACAGAAGGGACCAAATGAACTACTCCTGTTTCCGCATGCCCAAAATAATAGTTTGTTTTGATATCCCTCCATTGTGAGATTTTTAATTGTCTTGTGTAACCTTGAATGGAAGAGGGAAGTGCAGCTGATATTTAACAATATATTCTGCAAACTGAGTGAGATGTATGTGGCAGGGAATACATCACCTAACAAACCTCAGGGGCAGCAGGGACCCACCGACAGCTGCAAATacatcgctggcagaggagctcaaccacttttTTGCCTGTTTCGAGAGAGGTCCGAATGAAAGAACCTCTCTCCAACTGGACCTTGCTGACCAGCCACTTTGGAGCTGTAGgatcttagaatagaatagaatagtttctttattgtcattgtaacatgaaccatgtacaacgaaatttaaaatgtcagccagtcagtgcagcattcaaacatttctaaaagctaatgatacatacaaggaaaaatgttaaagataaacaactaaataaatatcacggacaaagcacgcatacacacccaaccctccatccttctgtcgattccacagttaccacagtcccttagtctgtatcgcccctgcgtaccttggcggctacatttagtgcttttatagcagtggggtaaaaactgttttttagtctatttgtccttgtccttgtagatctgtaccgtctgcctgacggcaacagttcaaacagggagtgtccggggcgggaaatgtcctttatgatattctgggattttttggtgcagcgggaactgtgtaagtcctccaaggtaaggagagggcagccgacaatcctctgggcattgtcaatggccctctggagcgctttcctctgagccgctgtgcagctggtgtaccacacgcatacacagtatgttagtatgctctcaatggagcaccgataaaaggacagcagcagtctctgagtgatgttattcttcctgagcaccctcaggaagtgcagtctctgctggacctttttcagcagcgcagtggtgttcacgctccacgtcaggtcctcctcaatatggattcccaggaagcggaaatccgccaccctctctacacagtccccgcTGATAGTCAATGGtgccatgtccgttttgttcttcctgaagtcacttACCCTCCAGTTAGAGGAGGTAAAGCGGCCCCTGAGAACTGTTAATGCtggtaaggctgctggcccggaTGAGATCCCAGGCAGGATGCTCCGGGACTGTGCTCACCAGCTCGCTGGggtattcacagacatttttaacctttCCCTAGCACACTCCTCCGTGCCAGCGTGCCTGAAAAccaccactatcatcccggtGCCCAAGCAGACAAACATCAACTCCCTCAATGACTACAGGCCCGTTGCTCTTACATCTGTAGTctccaagtgctttgaaaggctggtcctaggtcaccttaaattatctctccccccccccctcactcgacctacaccagtatgcatatagggctaatagatctacagaggatgccataaacactgtcctctatgctgcactacaacacctagaggagaatgggtcatatgtcaggatgctttttgttgattacagctcagcttttaatacaatcatacccagcaagctgatcacaaaaatgctagaccttggcctcagcagtcaactgtgtcggtggatattggactttctcagtgaacgcccacagacggtgagacttggaccctacacctcgacatccctgaccctcagcacaggagcaccgcagggctgtgtgctcagtccgctcctctacaccctatacacacatgactgcttgccccatcaccccgcaaataggatcatataatttgcggacgatacaaccgtggtggggctcatctcaaatgggaacgaggtcgcctgtagagaggaggtgcacagactttctgagtggtgtgctcacaacaatctctctctgaacactaaaaagacaaaggagatcatcactgatttcaggcgacatagagcggagctcaggccactggagatagggggcgaggaggtggagagggtgcctagttttaaatttctggggatcaacatcagtgaggatcttaaatggtctgtgaactctgctgtagttgtaaaaaaggcgcaacagagactttacttcctcagaacactgaggaaggcccatctgtctgctaaactgctggagtctttctaccgctgttcggtagaaagcatactgacttactgcataactgcctggtttgggaactgttcagcagctgacagagcagctctccagagggtgataaaaactgcccagggtatcattggactccccctgccccctctggaggacatttaccactccagatgccacagcaggacctgtaatattgtgaaagacattacacatccttgtcaccatcttttcacactgctgccctcaggaaaaaggtacagctCGCTAAAGTCactcactgccagactcaagaacagcttttacccatcagcaatctttgaactgaactctgtctcgggagcgggttatggggagggaggaggggtgggagacagtgttaatttatttaaatgtgaatccatgggtgggtttggggatggagggagtgtaaaaaatatgagtatgtgaatgtttgaagttcttttaaatggagagacacagtaatcttgttgtatgtgacacatgcaatgacaataaagcattctgattctgatgtaaGAAATGGAGAGGTTTGTGTTTCTATACCAACTTTATATCTCTAAGAAATCTTGAACAAATGACGTGCATTCATAGTTGTAGGGAACAACAATGTTGCAGGCAGGCAGTTTGTAATGATAATAATCTGatttaatatataaatatatattactagaccaaatggggcccattgggtccctgtcacacgggagggctggatcccaaatgcaatattccaccattcacccatagctcccaactgcgtggcgtggctgacgggttcccgttgtgatgcgagTGAAGGCTGTCCCCAACTGTGCCTCACCATCCTTCCTAACCcgatcctcctccatttcccctttcaccccacaccctcaccctACACCCTcacccttttctcccctcccctctccctccctctataacccctctcccatcctccaTAACCACTCTCCCtgccctacccccctcctctccctctatctccctgctcccccactcctcacctctctcctaTCCCACTCCcctactaaacacaatgtttaaataacatttctcctcctcccctcccccactctccttacaacaatgtaacaaatctctcaatgcactgggtggaacactgatgacgggcagtttatgtaaatgagatcccattgtgacgtcatatgcTGCTAACTGCCAATGGAACACTGCTGAGGGgcattttatgtaaatgagatcccattgtgacatcatagctgctaactgccactgcaacttcaagtgatttttttttcaaactggattttgtaaatttaaaaatgccaataacgtaaaatataacatcaatctgaacaaaacttgattaaAAACACACCACAtggcaattgtgagtaaggtggtccaataattgtagcactatcgcgtaccgttttggcgtagttccaggAGCACATGGGCACGCACGCAGACAGAATCACAAAccggatgagagttttagtaatatactagaccaagggagacccgttgggtcccgtcccctcaaggcgcggttgcggggggaggcctgtggcgtcacacacacacacacacactaaccaccccacaccacacacacacgggggagtgcgggggggacgaggggggggggggggggtgagggaggggggaaggtgaggggtggagggggaggggagaggagagagagtgggagatggagagagatggggagggggaaaggagtggggagagagggggggcggtggggggggaggagggtggaggggaaagagggggataatagggagggggtgcagagggagggagtggagggggagagaggtggcccGGCTCTCTGGAAACTAAGAGTGGGTTGCAGCAGGGGGAGGAGTAGGATAGGAGCGGTTAGCAGCAGAGGGAGGGGCGTGACTTCACTTGCAGCGCAGGCCATGAGGAGAAAGTTCTTCAAAAGCTCGTGATCGCAGGTGAGTGCCGGAGACCTCCGGTGACCTCGGGATCTGCagaacttgctcgttctttctacgccttttgaagaacggggggggaggtggtgacgTAACTTGTGAAAAGCAGTGCGCCTGCTCGTTGACAGCAGCTGCTTTAATCCAGAGTGTCAGAGATTGGTGGACAagtttagtaaaaaaaaaactcgggaaataatgaacCAAATTTACAATTGAGGggattttgaaatcatgaggtaaatcttcACCGGAATatctaagaatttcactgtttcggcgtcgggttttcgaggagatgtgactCAAAGgcgaaatcacacacacacacacacacacgcacgcacgcacgcacgcacgcacgcacgcacacacacacacacacctagaccaagtgcagacccgctccCCCCAACGCGTGTTTGCCTTTAATCCACAGTGGGGGGGCGGGGTCAGGAGGCAGGTGTGCCTGGAttggtgggcattgtgacgtcagcagctggcaagcagcgattatattttaaaatgtttgttttgtgaacaactttattcaaaatctggggaaataattgaccgaaTTTAGAGAGGAGTGCATTTGTGAAATTATAAATTCTCTgcatttttgcgtctggttttcgaggagatacgtttcaaaggcaaaatgacatacacacacacagttttaaaagtatatagatgtgATGATAatatatagaatatatatattatatattatttaatattattgaatattatatatatactatatgtaTGTCAATACTTGATGTAAATATTGTCGCAAAGGTAGTCTATACTATGCAGATTAAAGTTTTTCTTTAATGCTAGAATCCACCATTAATAGATTGCTGAAGAAGAGCAAGCAAAGGTCATTATTTATAGTTGTCCCCATTGTGTTCTAAAGTTTAAGAGTTCACGGTTGACAATAATTGCTTATAATGTTACACTATTAATTAATGTAAATCTATTGATTGTTTCATGAACACATTGCACAGTACAAAATGTAAATTAAGACAATCTGTTAACCTATGTTATGTACTACAGGCTGATGTATTTTGATCATCTTCAACCCTAATTTTCATTGTTACATTACAAGATCACCATCATAAAGTTTTGGTGACCTGTTAACTTTGAGTAAAATGAGGCTATTATCGTTTAAATATTTCAGAATATTTCTGAAATGCCAGTGTTGAAGGGCTGAAGCGGTCATTTATACAAACACTATTTTAATGCATTCTTGCTGTGTTGCTTAATGTGCAGGTGCTTTGGCCTGGAATGCTGATCAACTCTCATCAGGTAGTCGAGACCGTCTCATTCTACAGAGAGACGTGCGAACACCCCCACTTCAGTCGGAGCGCAGGTTACAAGGTCACAGGCAGGAAGTTTGTGGGTTAAAGTGGTCTCCTGATCACCAGCACCTGGCCTCTGGGGGCAATGACAACAAGGTACCTGACACCTATTCCAATGACATCTAGGATGGTTTCAATTGTCACATTGTAAACATGAATGTGTTACAGCAGGGACTTGCATACCAAGTAATAAAATGAATGGATTTCAAATTCTGGGAAGTTAAAATGGTGCGTTGTGTTAAATTACATTTCTGCTGACAATGAGCAAATGGACGGAGTGGGTGGAAGTTCTTTTGGAATTTGTCCAATTATGATATAAATAGGTTTTTGAGAGTATTTGAATATACCTGTTCCATCGTGTTATTGCTGCAACTTTATCTTTCAGCTATTTGTGTGGAACAATTCCAGTCTGAGCCCAGTCCAGCAATATACAGAACATTTAGCTGCTGTAAAGGCTATTGCCTGGTCCCCCCATCAGCATGGGCTACTGGCTTCAGGAGGGGGCACTGCTGATCGCTGCATCCGGTTCTGGAACACACTGACCTGTCAGCCGCTGCAGTGTGTTGACACAGGCTCCCAGGTCTGCAACCTTGCCTGGTCGAAGCACGCAAACGAACTGGTGAGCTTCTCAAACCAAGCCTCGCGACAAATTGAATCTGCGGTGTGTTTATAATCCAGTAATGGATGCGCGGGTCACATCAGCTTAGAAACAAAATTATGGTCCAGGTTGTTTTCTCTGAAAGTTCCACTTGCATTAAtaataaagtaataataataaagctttatttcagacacaggtccatataacacatcatacagtataaggagatacaaaaaatacataaaaattgcatattagcctataagatatacaagctattgcaccaatgccatcttagcctagaagtgaatctatagcagcttttcagagggctgactagggcttaaGAGTGTCTTAAGCCCTAgtctgtcttaagagtgcctcacaggttggcactctagtggacacaaacaattgactggcactatgccacctagggacacgaagcagcaacctcattgcatcattgtatgccaccttgagcctctgcatactctttttcttatagttagaccac
It includes:
- the LOC129700913 gene encoding fizzy-related protein homolog isoform X3, producing MDQEYERRLLRQTHFQNVSENMLSPAALSTRHVTSNSPATLPRKTGDRFIPTRASSNWSINFHTINENGKSPNQNRKTKEANSDNGKDGVAYAALLKNELLGAGIEKVSDPQTEDRRFQMPMQERRNLFRYALSTKRSTTESGNEISPYSLSPVSNKSQKLLRSPRKPTRKISKIPFKVLDAPELQDDFYLNLVDWSAANVLSVGLGACVYLWSACTSQVTRLCDLSIDGDSVTSVCWNERGSFVAVGTHKGYVQIWDAAAGKKLTSLDGHSARVGALAWNADQLSSGSRDRLILQRDVRTPPLQSERRLQGHRQEVCGLKWSPDHQHLASGGNDNKLFVWNNSSLSPVQQYTEHLAAVKAIAWSPHQHGLLASGGGTADRCIRFWNTLTCQPLQCVDTGSQVCNLAWSKHANELVSTHGYSQNQILVWKYPSLTQVAKLTGHSYRVLYLAISPDGEAIVTGAGDETLRFWNVFSKTRSTKESKSVLNLFTRIR